The following proteins come from a genomic window of Dreissena polymorpha isolate Duluth1 chromosome 1, UMN_Dpol_1.0, whole genome shotgun sequence:
- the LOC127860886 gene encoding uncharacterized protein LOC127860886 isoform X17, producing MKYKTGSSVCTDSGDDNRREWNFATLHDLHVRANSVLRQAMLNERYKRWRKVVDLYNELLWLIDLAHFPEDYEPPSSYSMLLYELHYHLGVAYQHLGNHGNAVKEYSKTIEVVSISKNGCLAGCLTNSCLMTPIYTRRAFAHAKLGSYKLSLKDAEKAVVLDSQSPDVYCIRALVRSTFDDEILGLRDLETALRLDSDHVCAVMLKASFTKPLAVRLCQEAETYLTCNSFTHSCIIEFYDKFLFPLSVPHTITRIDLRPEKPSRKQLESSVQSAKNNSPQENGGDELESKPEIFRCGTISNMVNNRMSLQRRTDYGNAIRKHMARPKTAKQFFDELEKQRRKDIQSRRAQSAIVRPGQRFARPLADSSAPDSREATRPPTGGPVQMRVLNSTPFFSDPCTRPFTAPARNRPPLESPVRPTPDKLAQGDFRETLDSSDCRQPRVKAQSADQHRVRPSARKTIVIETPANYSIPIFQSTNIKNAPRMYYRPWSGDKLPVSERPVIKFAPKFY from the exons ATGAAGTACAAGACAGGAAGCAGTGTTTGCACGGATAGCGGTGATGATAATAGGCGCGAGTGGAATTTCGCCACTCTGCACGATTTGCACGTGCGCGCCAACTCTGTTCTCAGACAGGCCATGCTCAATGAGCGCTACAAACGTTGGCGGAAG GTGGTGGATCTGTACAATGAACTGCTCTGGCTGATAGACCTTGCCCATTTCCCGGAGGACTACGAACCGCCCTCCAGCTACTCCATGCTG CTCTACGAGTTACACTACCATCTCGGTGTGGCTTATCAGCATCTAGGTAACCATGGTAACGCGGTGAAAGAATACAGCAAAACCATAGAAGTCGTTTCTATATCAAAG AACGGATGCCTGGCTGGCTGCCTCACCAACTCCTGCCTCATGACACCCATCTACACACGCCGGGCATTTGCGCACGCGAAACTAG GTTCCTACAAGCTATCTCTGAAGGACGCAGAGAAGGCGGTGGTTTTAGACAGTCAGTCACCA GACGTGTACTGTATACGGGCCCTCGTAAGAAGTACTTTTGACGATGAAATATTG GGTCTACGTGACCTCGAGACGGCGTTACGTCTGGACTCGGACCACGTTTGTGCCGTCATGCTAAAGGCGTCCTTTACCAAACCACTC GCGGTGCGATTGTGCCAGGAGGCGGAGACTTATCTTACCTGTAACAGCTTCACCCACTCATGTATTATCGAGTTCTACGACAA GTTCCTGTTTCCCCTGAGTGTGCCTCACACTATCACTCGTATAGACCTGCGACCCGAGAAACCCAGCCGCAAACAGCTTG aaAGCAGTGTGCAATCCGCGAAGAATAATTCTCCGCAAGAAAACGGAGGGGATGAATTAGAATCCAAACCGGAGATCTTCCGGTGCGGGACTATAAGCAACATGGTGAACAACCGGATGTCGCTACAGCGGCGCACCGACTACGGAAACGCCATCCGGAAGCACATGGCTCGACCGAAAACAGCGAAGCAATTCTTTG ATGAGTTGGAGAAACAACGGCGGAAAGACATCCAGAGCCGTCGAGCCCAGTCCGCCATCGTGAGACCCGGGCAGCGCTTCGCCCGACCCCTAGCGGACAGCTCTGCACCTGACTCCCGTGAGGCCACTCGACCACCGACCGGAGGTCCCGTCCAGATGCGTGTGTTAAACTCCACCCCGTTTTTCTCTGATCCCTGCACTCGACCCTTCACAGCTCCCGCTCGGAACCGCCCGCCACTTGAATCTCCTGTCCGGCCAACTCCTGATAAACTCGCTCAAGGCGACTTTCGCGAAACGCTCGACTCTTCGG ATTGCCGACAGCCGCGGGTGAAGGCTCAGAGTGCCGACCAGCACCGCGTGCGGCCATCGGCACGGAAAACCATCGTCATAGAGACACCGGCTAACTACTCCATACCG ATATTTCAATCAACCAACATCAAGAATGCACCAAGGATGTACTACAG GCCATGGAGCGGGGACAAGTTGCCGGTGTCTGAAAGGCCCGTCATCAAATTCGCACCTAAGTTCTACTGA
- the LOC127860886 gene encoding uncharacterized protein LOC127860886 isoform X11 yields MKYKTGSSVCTDSGDDNRREWNFATLHDLHVRANSVLRQAMLNERYKRWRKVVDLYNELLWLIDLAHFPEDYEPPSSYSMLLYELHYHLGVAYQHLGNHGNAVKEYSKTIEVVSISKNGCLAGCLTNSCLMTPIYTRRAFAHAKLGSYKLSLKDAEKAVVLDSQSPDVYCIRALVRSTFDDEILGLRDLETALRLDSDHVCAVMLKASFTKPLFADENKMSAYEKLRAKAVRLCQEAETYLTCNSFTHSCIIEFYDKFLFPLSVPHTITRIDLRPEKPSRKQLESSVQSAKNNSPQENGGDELESKPEIFRCGTISNMVNNRMSLQRRTDYGNAIRKHMARPKTAKQFFDELEKQRRKDIQSRRAQSAIVRPGQRFARPLADSSAPDSREATRPPTGGPVQMRVLNSTPFFSDPCTRPFTAPARNRPPLESPVRPTPDKLAQGDFRETLDSSDCRQPRVKAQSADQHRVRPSARKTIVIETPANYSIPIFQSTNIKNAPRMYYRPWSGDKLPVSERPVIKFAPKFY; encoded by the exons ATGAAGTACAAGACAGGAAGCAGTGTTTGCACGGATAGCGGTGATGATAATAGGCGCGAGTGGAATTTCGCCACTCTGCACGATTTGCACGTGCGCGCCAACTCTGTTCTCAGACAGGCCATGCTCAATGAGCGCTACAAACGTTGGCGGAAG GTGGTGGATCTGTACAATGAACTGCTCTGGCTGATAGACCTTGCCCATTTCCCGGAGGACTACGAACCGCCCTCCAGCTACTCCATGCTG CTCTACGAGTTACACTACCATCTCGGTGTGGCTTATCAGCATCTAGGTAACCATGGTAACGCGGTGAAAGAATACAGCAAAACCATAGAAGTCGTTTCTATATCAAAG AACGGATGCCTGGCTGGCTGCCTCACCAACTCCTGCCTCATGACACCCATCTACACACGCCGGGCATTTGCGCACGCGAAACTAG GTTCCTACAAGCTATCTCTGAAGGACGCAGAGAAGGCGGTGGTTTTAGACAGTCAGTCACCA GACGTGTACTGTATACGGGCCCTCGTAAGAAGTACTTTTGACGATGAAATATTG GGTCTACGTGACCTCGAGACGGCGTTACGTCTGGACTCGGACCACGTTTGTGCCGTCATGCTAAAGGCGTCCTTTACCAAACCACTC TTCGCCGACGAGAACAAAATGTCCGCGTACGAGAAACTCAGGGCGAAG GCGGTGCGATTGTGCCAGGAGGCGGAGACTTATCTTACCTGTAACAGCTTCACCCACTCATGTATTATCGAGTTCTACGACAA GTTCCTGTTTCCCCTGAGTGTGCCTCACACTATCACTCGTATAGACCTGCGACCCGAGAAACCCAGCCGCAAACAGCTTG aaAGCAGTGTGCAATCCGCGAAGAATAATTCTCCGCAAGAAAACGGAGGGGATGAATTAGAATCCAAACCGGAGATCTTCCGGTGCGGGACTATAAGCAACATGGTGAACAACCGGATGTCGCTACAGCGGCGCACCGACTACGGAAACGCCATCCGGAAGCACATGGCTCGACCGAAAACAGCGAAGCAATTCTTTG ATGAGTTGGAGAAACAACGGCGGAAAGACATCCAGAGCCGTCGAGCCCAGTCCGCCATCGTGAGACCCGGGCAGCGCTTCGCCCGACCCCTAGCGGACAGCTCTGCACCTGACTCCCGTGAGGCCACTCGACCACCGACCGGAGGTCCCGTCCAGATGCGTGTGTTAAACTCCACCCCGTTTTTCTCTGATCCCTGCACTCGACCCTTCACAGCTCCCGCTCGGAACCGCCCGCCACTTGAATCTCCTGTCCGGCCAACTCCTGATAAACTCGCTCAAGGCGACTTTCGCGAAACGCTCGACTCTTCGG ATTGCCGACAGCCGCGGGTGAAGGCTCAGAGTGCCGACCAGCACCGCGTGCGGCCATCGGCACGGAAAACCATCGTCATAGAGACACCGGCTAACTACTCCATACCG
- the LOC127860886 gene encoding uncharacterized protein LOC127860886 isoform X8, which produces MKYKTGSSVCTDSGDDNRREWNFATLHDLHVRANSVLRQAMLNERYKRWRKVVDLYNELLWLIDLAHFPEDYEPPSSYSMLLYELHYHLGVAYQHLGNHGNAVKEYSKTIEVVSISKNGCLAGCLTNSCLMTPIYTRRAFAHAKLGSYKLSLKDAEKAVVLDSQSPDVYCIRALVRSTFDDEILGLRDLETALRLDSDHVCAVMLKASFTKPLFADENKMSAYEKLRAKAVRLCQEAETYLTCNSFTHSCIIEFYDKFLFPLSVPHTITRIDLRPEKPSRKQLESSVQSAKNNSPQENGGDELESKPEIFRCGTISNMVNNRMSLQRRTDYGNAIRKHMARPKTAKQFFDELEKQRRKDIQSRRAQSAIVRPGQRFARPLADSSAPDSREATRPPTGGPVQMRVLNSTPFFSDPCTRPFTAPARNRPPLESPVRPTPDKLAQGDFRETLDSSDCRQPRVKAQSADQHRVRPSARKTIVIETPANYSIPIFQSTNIKNAPRMYYRPWSGDKLPVSERPVIKFAPKFY; this is translated from the exons ATGAAGTACAAGACAGGAAGCAGTGTTTGCACGGATAGCGGTGATGATAATAGGCGCGAGTGGAATTTCGCCACTCTGCACGATTTGCACGTGCGCGCCAACTCTGTTCTCAGACAGGCCATGCTCAATGAGCGCTACAAACGTTGGCGGAAG GTGGTGGATCTGTACAATGAACTGCTCTGGCTGATAGACCTTGCCCATTTCCCGGAGGACTACGAACCGCCCTCCAGCTACTCCATGCTG CTCTACGAGTTACACTACCATCTCGGTGTGGCTTATCAGCATCTAGGTAACCATGGTAACGCGGTGAAAGAATACAGCAAAACCATAGAAGTCGTTTCTATATCAAAG AACGGATGCCTGGCTGGCTGCCTCACCAACTCCTGCCTCATGACACCCATCTACACACGCCGGGCATTTGCGCACGCGAAACTAG GTTCCTACAAGCTATCTCTGAAGGACGCAGAGAAGGCGGTGGTTTTAGACAGTCAGTCACCA GACGTGTACTGTATACGGGCCCTCGTAAGAAGTACTTTTGACGATGAAATATTG GGTCTACGTGACCTCGAGACGGCGTTACGTCTGGACTCGGACCACGTTTGTGCCGTCATGCTAAAGGCGTCCTTTACCAAACCACTC TTCGCCGACGAGAACAAAATGTCCGCGTACGAGAAACTCAGGGCGAAG GCGGTGCGATTGTGCCAGGAGGCGGAGACTTATCTTACCTGTAACAGCTTCACCCACTCATGTATTATCGAGTTCTACGACAA GTTCCTGTTTCCCCTGAGTGTGCCTCACACTATCACTCGTATAGACCTGCGACCCGAGAAACCCAGCCGCAAACAGCTTG aaAGCAGTGTGCAATCCGCGAAGAATAATTCTCCGCAAGAAAACGGAGGGGATGAATTAGAATCCAAACCGGAGATCTTCCGGTGCGGGACTATAAGCAACATGGTGAACAACCGGATGTCGCTACAGCGGCGCACCGACTACGGAAACGCCATCCGGAAGCACATGGCTCGACCGAAAACAGCGAAGCAATTCTTTG ATGAGTTGGAGAAACAACGGCGGAAAGACATCCAGAGCCGTCGAGCCCAGTCCGCCATCGTGAGACCCGGGCAGCGCTTCGCCCGACCCCTAGCGGACAGCTCTGCACCTGACTCCCGTGAGGCCACTCGACCACCGACCGGAGGTCCCGTCCAGATGCGTGTGTTAAACTCCACCCCGTTTTTCTCTGATCCCTGCACTCGACCCTTCACAGCTCCCGCTCGGAACCGCCCGCCACTTGAATCTCCTGTCCGGCCAACTCCTGATAAACTCGCTCAAGGCGACTTTCGCGAAACGCTCGACTCTTCGG ATTGCCGACAGCCGCGGGTGAAGGCTCAGAGTGCCGACCAGCACCGCGTGCGGCCATCGGCACGGAAAACCATCGTCATAGAGACACCGGCTAACTACTCCATACCG ATATTTCAATCAACCAACATCAAGAATGCACCAAGGATGTACTACAG GCCATGGAGCGGGGACAAGTTGCCGGTGTCTGAAAGGCCCGTCATCAAATTCGCACCTAAGTTCTACTGA